From Rhopalosiphum padi isolate XX-2018 chromosome 2, ASM2088224v1, whole genome shotgun sequence:
CCGATAGGATGGAGGATCGTGAGTTTCTTCTAAGTCAACAGTCATAAATTCTTCTATTGACAACATACTAGAAGGTGTGTCTTTAAACTCTAGTAACCGTTTCTTCAAAGTGGCATGATGGCAATGAACAACTTTAATAATGTCATCAGTTGTACGGTTAAAATCATGCATACGCCCTGAAATCAATAAAGCTGCACCACATAAACTAGATGGTCTTCTACCTAAAATATGAAACAAGAGATTAGACATAtcacgtatgtataatatattaatatatgataggCATTAAGAATAAATTTACCTGTATGAATTGAGTCCCTCATCATTCTTTGCAGTAATCGCATTGCTGTTGTATACACAATATGGGTCTTATCACCAAAATCTAGAGAATTAACAAAACGCATGAGGAAAATACTGGGATCAAGACTAGGTACAGTTAGAGTCAATGTTTGCATCATTCTCAGGTATGTCTTTCCTAGTTCAAATGCATTAACTTCACTAGCGTCAGCTACATCTAAAAGCATGTGCATGGTGCCTTCCATACGGCACGCTATGTATACAGATGCTGCATAGATCAGAGCATTCTTTCTTCCTCGCGTAAAGTGTCTTTTCAATGCCATATTGTAATAAACGCAAGCGTTTTCCAAAGTTTGAGGACTAAGATTAAGACTGTTGCTTAATACTTGTATACCACGCCTAGCTTTGGCTTGAGTCATTTCTCGAGATGGTTGCTTCATGCCATGGTGGAAAGCGCTACCAAAATTGTGAAAGTTAGCAGCTTGAGAATCAGATGATAAAAACTGTCCAACAGCACGGGATCCATGGTCAGTTTCTTCGAATTGGACTTCAGAGACAATATGTGATTCGTCCATAACTCCACCACAATCCATGCATACTGTAGGTCCATCACTGGAATCCAGGTTCAGAGAACCACAGTCTGAACACTTCATGATTGCTGctttaaatctaattattaaaaatattatataaataattgttagtaaacaacataaaatataattaaaaaagaatttgATGCAAACAAACAAAATGACCatgtaaattagtaatttatctactattatttgttttcaacaaAACATAAACCAGGGAAGACTGCAGGTTCAAACTttgagtataaaataatcaatttgactattaaacaatatatcactgatgaaaataaaaatcaacactagaaaaatttaaaacatgtgATTTAATACTTGAGTTGTGGTGAAAACAAATGTGTACCTAGAGTAGGTGTAGAAATATGATAAAACTAATCCGATTGAGGATCAGGACTACACttagattataaaatttaaagatcaTTGATGAAAGTGACAAGGACTAAACTTAAACAATCAATTAATCAACGTAACATAATATACCCAGTAAACACATGTGAGACTAATTGGTatgaatataagtattatttgaaaTCAAATCTATATGAAAACCAATTGATGAaaggttataaatatattatttatttttattataattaagtctCATGTCAATAACCCTGCACGTGTAAAAGGGACTACAATATGAAATAACACACGTCACACGGTCGTGGCGTAAGCCGAACTCAAACTTTCATATCGAAGATATtaacaaactataaaaatttaaaattcataagacTACAATCCAACATTCCAACCATCCGGGTCAAGTGTGGCGATTGAGAAGTTGGaatgaatataaaaacttaacaaaattacttactaatttaacgttctagattACGTACAACCACACTGCACTAACCACTGCCAAGACACATCCATGAAATGAAGATTAGGCAGACAGCCGAATGGCTAATACTAACTATGAAGTGAATGTTCACTGGCTAGTGGCAGGCAACTGCTGAGTGCTGATTGCTGTCGACTGATCAGCCGATGTCGAAAGTATTAAAATCGGAAATAGTCTACCGCataatctattctgtgatatTACGTGTTTACGTTCAGCAGCTGCTCACTGTATACGaggctaatattatttatttatttcttataccATAGGTCTTATCTGCGTTATCAACTTTTGAGCGGGAAAAACGTGGTATTCCAATTCCAAACAAATTgagaatattatgtagttaatatttaatataataatatatacctattatattatataaatataagtataaacattgttaaattattacacataatataccatTATGCAGCATCGTGCTTCTTAAAGTAGTTCAATTTTAATCTTTATCCGTGGTTCCGTGTTTCTGTTATTCTAAATTTCCGAATccgaatttgaatttgaaaaatctgacaaatagtattatagtaatgttgaatattatattttaatataatatttattaattaattgttatttaaaagtcattaaaaagtaattaatgttcattttacatatattaattggtagcagattattataattattacaatttattaatagatagagtataatattacctatgcgGTGAAATTGTTATCTATTGTGTTGTATTGAAGTTgaatgtgaaaataaaatgtgcGGCCGAACTGCTTGGTGAGTAACTTacctttataattttcttttacaaaTGTAGAATAATGGTTTATGAcatcattacataaaatatatttacttaacataattaattcaaatcgatgtctagaatattatttatgatttaatttttcataaactgTATTTTCATTGGTTTAAGCGCTGGATGCTGACTATTaactaattaacaataatttgatCTTCTTGACTTAtgtgttatgagtttatgacaaaCTGTATCATAATCATCTCTATGTTTTTTTAGTAACTTGAAATGTGAAACTTATTGCAAAGCAACGAGCTATAAAGATCGTAAAGATACATTGTATCGTCAACCAGAATGGCATGATGAAATGAATGATAACTTTCAATTTAAACAATCCAACAACATAGCACCTACTGATATAACTCCTATTCTTGTTTCTGGCGAAGAATTTGTAGGCTACCCTTCTAGGATATTGACACCCATGATATGGGGTATGATACCTCCTTGGCAtaaggtaaatataaaaatattagtaatcataaaaattaatgattatattgtatttgtaattttattttaaatattaaactatgaaaATTTGTTTAGGGAAATTTCAACAATCATGGATTGAGTACAAATAATTGTCGAATAGAAAATGTAACAACTTCAAAACTATACAGTGAACCATTGACTAAGGGAAGAAGATGTGTTGTAATTTGTGAAGGTTTCTACGAATGGAAAACAACTGAGGGACCTGGAAAGAAAAAACCTTACTTTATATACATGCCACAGAAAAATGGAGTTAGTATTGAATAGAAGTAACagcttttttgtatttaatcaataatcaattataGTCGACTCTCGATAATTCAAACCTTCAATAATTCGAAGTAAATACTCGGTCCCTTGAAAATCACGCGGTAATTCGAACAAAAACAATGCATTTAAGTACACTcggtaattcaaaattaaattttgggaAAATTGGCCACTAACACTTAATTCGAAGTATCATTCATACAACGTTCGGAAATTTGaagtatatattcaaaaatgaaaCTAAATTCAATGAAGCAGAAAACCATTACAgatttcttcaaaaaataataatcttttgtaataataattaaatttacatagtataaatagtataattattatatagtttaattaaaaatttaaaaacaataaataactctAATATGTACCACCTAATttactgaaataattaatatgtacaataataaaaaacaacattttttcttcaaatttctTTTTGCCctctcgttatttcaaattactCAACAATTTAAACTCTCGGTAATTCATAGTTTTTCAATAGTCTCGTCAACTTCGAATTATCGAGAGTCGACTATACTGAACAAATAATGTACTCTAAAAGTCATAAATTCTTAACTTTGAATTGTAATGATTTATGCCATTTGTAATTTGGTAGTAGAATAATAgtcagataaaatataaattaatatctattatctacaAGAAGTTAAGAATAATTTGTTCTTCTaagatgtaatatttaaatctaaattcttTTGCTCTCTTTTTCTCTATTCTTTGTATATTTACTACAGAAATAAACCATAGccaaaacaatttattagatGGGGTTTAATGAGTATTATCTCATAGAATTGGTTTTTTgactcaaatttaattaatttgttttacaatttattaatatttcatgaatTATACCATATACTTATACTAAAAATACCCTGTTTTAAACGATATACCCTTTGTTtggtataaataatcataaatgaaacttaatgttataaaaatatgtttatcaaGGTTTCAGTTTATGATACAAATGCTTGGGAATCAGCTCAGTGGTCAGAGCAAAATGGTTGGTGTGGACCATCTCTACTACAATTAGCtggtatttacaataaatggAATTCATCCGATGGGGATGTTTATAGCTATTCGATTATCACAATGGAATCGAGCAAGTCATTTTCACAACTTCATCACAGAATTCCTGCAGTCTTAGAGAATGAACAACTTATAGAGGTTAATATTAATCTGTAaatcttatttaaatgtttatttaataagagattttactttgtttaatgtttttaaacttattttaactaCTTAGGACTGGTTAGATACTAGAAGGGTGTCTGCAAGTCAAGCCATCTCTATGCTTCGTCCTACTGATAATCTGACCTGGTATGAAGTGTCAAGCATAGTCAACAACTCACGTAACAAAAGTGAAGATTGCAATAAACCAAcatcaaaaatgtatgtatatttttagttagatgatttaattatttgttaattatggtTTTAGTctaaatttgtgttttattatttaaattacttttttttttcaatataatgccattgattaaatatacatatatttaatcaatgctaatactacaaatttatattattataaaatattgactaaAAATACAAGCTAAATACcagttacaatattatgttcaatgtcATTATACCAGACAGACCATAATATTTCTAGTTATTTTGTATggattagttaaaatattttttatagtgtatatcgCGATGCATCTGTGTTTTATAACAAAACCTatagaatagatataataatagtattcatATCATACGTGCTCAACTATAGTTTATAGATAACTGATTGTAATGGTTGTAACATTGGTtaaagattatttaattttggtgCACATATTAATAAccacacataatattttgactagtaattataaaatcaaacaataaaatattgtactggGAAACATAACATTGACAAAAACtaacagaataattattatcaacataatattctgctaataatacttcaaaaaaattattcactgggatttaattataatgtaatatgtaaaataatgaaaaaggtTAGTTTAGTTAGTGAATTAATTTCAGGCTTCAGCTTAAACAACCAATATTTTTGATATCTATACTATTTTAACTtaacttgtttattttaaaaattttatcaaataaataattttagattcattatttatttacagagtTAACAAAAGCAGCACTTTCATGACATCTTGGTTaacaggaaaaaataaaaaaagtgatAGTAATGATGAAGATCAAATGAggaaaaaacctaaaaattaattactcattatcatacaattttaattgatgtatacaacatagtatattatttataactattataataataatattttcaaaataaaagatttaatatttgattcatttaaaaaaaaaaatgcaaatgagCATAATGCAACTGTTATTAAATaagttgataataattacatttctaCTACCCAAATTATAACTATTGACCAAGTAATTGTTTATAAGCTCAAAAAATCACTGTTTAGGTATATGTTATAcctttatacttatataggtgtatattttagttttcaccATACAACCAAGAATCACTGGACCTTGACCATGATACCACTTCTTTCTCTGAAAACCACAAAGCAATTTCTTTGTTGGCTGATTCTACAGCATCTGAACCATGAATTATGTTGCtaagaataatattgaaaagtttaaaattacaattaataaaaattgttatagatttaagaaatatttaccgGCCAACTTGGATACATAAATCACCTCTAATTGTACCAGGATTTGAGTTTTTTGGGTCAGTTGCACCAAGAATGAAACGTCCAGTTTTAACAACATCCAATCCTTCCCAAACCTTTaataagacaattattttattatttttattcaaggaAACAACATTGTGTTTAATAACCATTGGCACTACAGGTCCAGAAGCCATATACTTGACAAGGCCAGGGAAAAATGGTCTGCTTGATAAATCAGCATAGTGTTTTGATAACAATTCTTCAGATgcctgaaataaataataagtaatttgatttaaaacgtaatcaaatttttaattaaaaatattaattttaaccttgtataatatgttgtatgatatatttttttttatttttcaggagaaaatatacaaaattaatgtttgttcTTAACACAAAAAAAGTCAAGCAattcaaaagttatttttagcTACCTCAgactactattattaattaaattttttatattctttataaaaactaaaagtataaTGTATTGCCAAAAAACTAAATgcttatgtaaaataatttaaaaaaaatattagttttatgttataaatttaaaattttacatacatactatttactattataatatttttattcccgAGTTTGaacttaataaaactattactaaaacattaacatttaatttatttgttaatcaaatgaaatattaaaagttaaaataccaTAACATTTGTATGCAAAAATGCACAATATGTATAAGTAGTACAGTAGAGCGTCAATTATCTACATTAGTACACTACCCATGGTTCCAATTAATGTGAATAAGTGAGACACtctattgtatttgtttattatttagtttcaaATCTACTTTCAAGCATTTAATGGTTATTGtctatttaaaagttataaatatggtTATTTAAGAATTAGGTGTAGGTACTTACCCACATAAATTTCATTGCAACCAATTTGAATCCTTTTTCTTCAAAACGTTTAATTATCTTACCAACCAGGCCGCGTTGAACACCATCCGGCTTAACCATGATGAATGTACGTTCTGAATAAGCATCTCCACTCATTTTTCTGTATAATTAGCAAACACAATCTgcaagaaaaaacaaaaaagcaaTGTTTTACTTTATAACTATTACACGACTGATGTAGTCACGAAAAACGTAATGGACGAAGTAGGAAAACtacactattgtctattattattatcattatcattattattatcattacacgTGGGCGTTGGCTGACTAAAGTCTCAAACAGCGCAACGCCGTTGTTTAAAGTGATAGATTATAAACGACTTagggaaatatatttttatgaaatagtatataactatacaagtattaagtataatatgtcattaaccattttatatcttatattatagatatgcaaattattcgtaaataaggtttaataacactataacagttctttaaaattaataggtaatataattttaatttttaaagttaatacgaGAAGTTGACCGATGACCATTAATTCCACGAAATAAACAGTTCTTTAGAGAGTTTATAGGTAGGTCGTAGATCAATCCTCTATTTTTgccaaaagcaaaaaaaaaaattatgtttgatttaaattttgaaattatacgaATGGTACGaatataaatgttgattttattCGTGGTTcataagaacaatttttttatttagcttaTCGGATTTAATACTGAGTTTTAAGctgcatatattattgtttatttatagtcgatatttaaaaaaacaaagcatcaaaaatatgtgtttgattttattttgtttaggtattgttttattgacaaaaatattttataatatgtaatatttttttgtaataaaaattggaATATTCAGAGGAAAAAAAAGATTTAGcttttttcggaaaaaaaatacttgtagaCTATAGTACACACTAAACACAACCAGATTTTCCTTCGAAGaaacatgaataaaaaaatacaagaataGCGTAATGTTATGACGAAATTATAAAGTactcattaattcataaaaaatatatataattatagttaaaaataatattattttgaaatgaaaaaacaaatttaaaacaatgtgtAATAGACAATAGTCTACGATTAA
This genomic window contains:
- the LOC132919782 gene encoding transcription factor IIIB 90 kDa subunit; this translates as MKCSDCGSLNLDSSDGPTVCMDCGGVMDESHIVSEVQFEETDHGSRAVGQFLSSDSQAANFHNFGSAFHHGMKQPSREMTQAKARRGIQVLSNSLNLSPQTLENACVYYNMALKRHFTRGRKNALIYAASVYIACRMEGTMHMLLDVADASEVNAFELGKTYLRMMQTLTLTVPSLDPSIFLMRFVNSLDFGDKTHIVYTTAMRLLQRMMRDSIHTGRRPSSLCGAALLISGRMHDFNRTTDDIIKVVHCHHATLKKRLLEFKDTPSSMLSIEEFMTVDLEETHDPPSYRVARARDKERIDKFFEANDSEKVIDEVKTAIEKELSKKKNTTVLGVNLVEIAAAAPPEPGGSCKPVNVGPSLEIMGLSENKRSYEDDDEEDSLCDVVIDEDEIDSYILSKESHQIKRNMWMKMHGTAFRKMQLSREERAKNPKVIRAKEKKARNSLRTPAKTAAEAVERVLKKKKLSSKINYDILDNLDSFVNSDSSSLPGL
- the LOC132919784 gene encoding abasic site processing protein HMCES: MCGRTACNLKCETYCKATSYKDRKDTLYRQPEWHDEMNDNFQFKQSNNIAPTDITPILVSGEEFVGYPSRILTPMIWGMIPPWHKGNFNNHGLSTNNCRIENVTTSKLYSEPLTKGRRCVVICEGFYEWKTTEGPGKKKPYFIYMPQKNGVSVYDTNAWESAQWSEQNGWCGPSLLQLAGIYNKWNSSDGDVYSYSIITMESSKSFSQLHHRIPAVLENEQLIEDWLDTRRVSASQAISMLRPTDNLTWYEVSSIVNNSRNKSEDCNKPTSKIVNKSSTFMTSWLTGKNKKSDSNDEDQMRKKPKN
- the LOC132919786 gene encoding nucleoside diphosphate kinase; translated protein: MSGDAYSERTFIMVKPDGVQRGLVGKIIKRFEEKGFKLVAMKFMWASEELLSKHYADLSSRPFFPGLVKYMASGPVVPMVWEGLDVVKTGRFILGATDPKNSNPGTIRGDLCIQVGRNIIHGSDAVESANKEIALWFSEKEVVSWSRSSDSWLYGEN